The following is a genomic window from Bubalus bubalis isolate 160015118507 breed Murrah chromosome 6, NDDB_SH_1, whole genome shotgun sequence.
GAAAACTTCATTTCATTATCTTCAGAATACTTCCCATGATAACATTGTGAAAATAAAGCATGATCGTTGCTGTTCTACAACAACAGACTCATCATCATAATTAAAGAATCACTTttccaatgaagaaaaaaataacttgaatttATACTCAGTCCTTTCAGTCAATACCACTAATGTAATGTATCTACATTCTTTTTTAgtaaattcacttttatttttcatgccaTCCACTTTTAAGCAAACCAGTGGATCATATGTTACTTCATGTTCTGTAGGAGTTCAAGTTCTTTAGTCTAGGCCTCCTTTCAAGGGGAGCTGGGAATTAAATTGGGTTTGTTTTTCCTTGATGCCTTTACTATTTGTTTCATTGTTAGATAGAgcctcaaaaagaaagaaaaagaaaaaaagaaaagatagttcATGCTGGTATATAATGTTTAATATGGGTAAGAAAAATCAGCAGtcatattcattcaacaaaaattttagTCATTAACTTTTGTACCAGGACTGTGCTAGCTCTGAACCTATAAAGAACTTGGACTCCAACTGCAGAAACATAATGATGGTGATCTGGTAGGACAAGGACAAATAACACTGTTACAGAAGGCTTTGTGAGGTTTCAGCTAGACCCTGAGTGTGAAGGCTGAGTAGCTTGAGGAAGAAGAGATGAAGTGTAGGACATTCCAGGTAAAGAGAACAACATAGTATGGGATAAAGGGATGGAATTTGGAATTCAGCAGTTTTTCTTTTGGGAGAATTAGTTATAGGTGTTTGGAAAGATGATAATGCCAGAAAGGTGGGGTTTGATACTTTGAGTGCTTGCTAAAAATGTTAAGAAGTCactgaagaatattttaaataaggaaatgacATGTtacaatttctgttttaaaaaaagtgttcctcatgacactgaaagatgggtTTCCGTAATTTCCTGGCTATAATTTATCTCTGCGGTACTACTCTTCATTAAGggtatatatctgtatatttgtTTGCACAGTAATGTATGATTTATTTAGGATTAGCCACATAGGAATTGTTCAAGTTGAGAAAATTTTCTAGGTAATAGAAGACTAGTGTCAAAGTTAATTTTATCCTAACCACTTTGCGATGGTGGTGTTTCTAAACGGTTATTCTTACTTCGGCCTGagtataatttaattatttgagtATTTAGAGTCACCTTAACGGATGCTAATTGTTCCATAGGCCAGCAAAAATTGGGCTATTTGCCCACAATGCGAAAAGGTGATTGGCTGATTTATTCACTAATTCAATTAACATTTTCTTCAAGGTGGTTTGTGTATTACGCTAAGTACTAAAGAGATAAATTGGATGTTACAGTATGATATAAGTAAAACACATGTTGAGTACCAAGTTACAGGTGTACATGAAATACTTGAGGAAGTTCAGATGAAGAAGTTCCTTTCAACTAGACTAGGGCCAAGCAGGGCTTTTGGAAATAGCATCTGATTTGGACCTTGAAAGATTGTTAATTGAAATGGAAATGGGagttggggaagggaaggagcatACCTGCAAAGAAACAACTTGGAACTGTGTGAGATGTTTGACAGGTAAAGGACATAGAATGCTATTAATAGAATGCTAACCCATAGTGTTGGAATTAGTTTTGTTGAGCAGCCAGTAAAGACTTTTTTAAACGAATTTGTGTGAAACTTTTAAAACTCCTTTTTTTAGGAGTTTTAAAGGATTTGGTGGGGAAGTGGAGAAATTGTAGATGAGTTCATTTTAAGAGTCCTGATTCAGGATAATGGCAGTTGGAatgtaaaggagaaataaaaatgctgtggcggattcattttgatatttggcaaaactaatacaattatgtaaagtttaaaaataaaataaaattaaaataaaaaaataaagacagtgaaAATAGTGTAAAAAAATGCATAAGATTGTGGAATTTAATTAAGTAGAACTTGGCAGATTATTTAGAGGTAGAAGAGTAAGGGGAAAGATGGAGATGGCTCAGAGTTTTAAGCTTCGTTATTGAGAAGATGGTTATACCAGTACAGTTAATGAATCTGCTACTGGGGAGTTTGGTAAGAGAAGGATAACCTTCATTCTCTGGCCATCATTTAATCTAGTAACACATCATTATCTAGCTGTCTACTGTTAACAAAGCAAACAATCACACTTAACTGAATCAGTACATTTGTTTTTAGGAGAATGGAGCCTAAGAGTTTTGTAGTATTATAGCATAAAatgggagcctgctgggctgctgtctgtggggttgcagagtcggacacgactgaagcgacttagcagcagcagcatgaaataTTTCTGTTTGATGATGCCTGCTTTTTTACTAGTCATAGGTTATACAGTTTAGGAACTCTGTTTGACTGATAATCTTTTTTGACCAAATCTTGTTTTTCATAAAAGTCCTAACTAGTCTCCTAGCATTCCTGTCAGTTCTGTGGCTTACTCATTTTCTGAGTTTTGATTTTTCTTAACAGTTGATTTAATCTGGATCTGACAGgttttatgtttgaatttttaaacttgTCTGATATCTTTATAACCTCAGTTCTCATGTTGTGTTTGCTATGATTTCTATTCTAACATAAATCTCTTGAATGCTGTTTATaatatgaatatgaaataaaatgtagtagATTTTATAATAATACTGTATGTTCCTGGCCAGATGTAAACTGTAGATAAATCTACTTTAAGTGGTTTTATGGAAATAGTAAAATAATACACAGATTTTCTCTTTTGGAGGTTAGAGCAAGAGGATGGCTTGTTGAGACTGGTGGTCCCTCACTAAAGAAGTGGAAAAGTGAGGTTTACTGTTTCTTTGTTGTGTCTAGAGTTTGAGGAATAAGGTTAATTCTTGTGTCCAGCACTTAAAGTGTGTTTAATTGTGGCCTTAGCTAGAAGTTAGCTAAACCAGAAATTACCAAGTCAACACTGTGTTTAATAATAGTTTAGATTTTGGCTGGAGtgtaaaaaatacttcaaaatgataaaaagttAAAGGATCTATTGAGATTGTGGATTTGTGACATTTAGATTTACTATTATAATTATTCTGAGCTCTATTTGCACATGATTATAGTAAAGATAATTTAACAAAGTTTTAAATAAGGTCATTTCCTTACTTAACTCATTTTTACAGGAACAATCACTTAATTCCAATAAATATGAAATGATAATTTGGAAATACTGACACTTTTAGAGACCAGGGAATGGGATTGTATTCAGGTGATTCTAAACGTGATTTAGAACAGATTTGTCATTatctattttaatgtttattccaGTTTTAGGTATGTCTTAGTCTTAGATAAGAGATTGATATTAAGTGCCTATTGTGTTGAGTAAAACAGCATGCAAATCCAATCTACCTTaaggagaaattttaaagttgttttcttatcttttacCACAGAGAGgtaaaatatatttgctttccTGTTTACTCTTAACTAAACAATAAACAATTTGTACCTGGGGTACTATTAGCTTTTAGCTTTTTGCAACCTAGAaagaacccactccaggactcttgcctggaaaatcccatggacaggggagcctggtaggctgcagtccatggggtcgcaaacagtcggacacgactgagcgacttcactttcactgttcactttcatgcattggagaaggaaatgacaaccccctccagtgttcttgcctggagaatcccagggacaggggagcctggtgggctgctgtctatggggtcgcacagagtcggacacgactgagatgacttagcagcaagactAGTCTGCCTGCAATTTCTGTCTATAAAAATGTGTGATAAAGTTTCATATTTATGTTTAGCTTTCCCCTTTGCACTGATAATactcaaatattattttactagTCATTCCCTCTACTTTGAAATAGCAGAGGTTTCTAGATATGaatatatgtactttttcttGTCCCAAATAGATAACTTCTCTGAACCAAGCACATAAGGCTGTTgctactattaatattaatacagCCTCGTACTTTGTAGGGCAAACTCAAGCCACCTGAATCCTCTAGACTGATACTAAGCCATAAacttgaaggaaagaaaatcagtttttcaaatatttttcacttcatCCTCTTCCAAGTAAAATGTTAAATTGTGTAGTACCTAATTAACTTTGCCATAATTGCTCTGTGATCCTAGGTTAGTTACTGTTTCTCATTATTGAGaatggaaactttaaaaattaatggaagTAACTTAGGGCACTAAAAATAAATCCAGTTTTAGAGTGAAAATATCAAGGGAGAATGATGGTGAAAATATACTTCTGAGGTTGCTAGTTGTgaattatatatgtttaattCCAATTGGAAGGGGAACATTGCTTTCATAACAGTGAACTACTTAAGCTGCTTTATATGTACATTTTGGGAATAATGACTGGTTTGTTTATGGCACTGGTTTATTTATGGTTTGTTTTTGGTAGGTAGGACCAAAGACTTGGTGTTGGGAGTAGGGACATCCTTTCCATTTTTAATGGGCTACAGACAGTGGGatttaatagttttttctcttgataggttttttttttttttaatgggccaaGAGATCAAGAGGTGGAACTGAGGTTAGCCTTTCTCATTTGGGGTAGTTGCTACTCAGGATCTAGAACTGGCTACATAATTTGCAAGATACAGTGCAAAGTGAAATTATAGTACTTCATCTTCAGAAATTATTAGGAATATCCAGACTGTAACAACAGAGCATTAAACCATGTTTGGGATGCTGTGTGACTGCACAAGTTGTACACCCACGAAGTCTGTCTTATAAGTACTTTTTGCAAAGAGAAAAGTATacactgaagaaaaaagaatttaggtTCTCAACAAATGATTTCCCCAAACCCACATCCTTATTTTATACAAGCTAACATGTTTCTCTTCACCCCCTTAGTTGGGGCTGAGGGGAAGAAAATGCTGTTTGCACAGTCTTTTGTGTGCTTGGGGCTTATGGGCCTTGAAGGATAATGGCAGCAACTAGAATtgagtttgtttattcatctcaCACCTCTGCGCCTCTTGGAACATATGTATCTTCTTCCCACATCACCACTGGCATTACCTCCATCAGCAGCTTGTTAATGGTGCTAGGAATGTTGACTTATCTGTTCATGTCATTTTAATCCCTGCTGTTTTCCCGAATGAGCTCATAGCTACCATTGGCCTGCCCACCTTATACAGGTCAACTAGATGGAGAAGAAATTGTCTCTagaagggatatatgtgtgtgtgtgtgtgtgtgtgtgtgtatacacacacactctagaATGCCTCTTATTCTGGATGTGTGTAACGTGGCCCTTGTATTAGGTTTGACTTTACTCTAAATATGGCAACAATCAGGTAGgaacaaaacagatgaaatagGGCTTTTGACTAAATGGGTAGGGAAGGATGATAGCAGATAACAATATTTTGGTGATGAATGTTAATTTAGTTACAGTGTTAGTTCTTTACCATAGAGGCTTcagatgtttttaagaaaaaaacttcaTTCTTTGAGGTCATTTGTGtagtgaattaaaaagaaaatgaaattcactGAAGCAATTGTGTATATAATGGGCAGAAAGGTGGAAGTGGCAAAAGGACTTATGTTAGAACCCAAAGTAAATTACTTTTCTTGTATATAAAGCTAATCTGTGTACAAAGCTGTGTATAAAGCTGTCTCAGAAAGCAGGCTTGAATTTAtcatattatttattgatttgcttTTCACTGATCCGGTTTAGTTCTTTAGACACAACTGTTGTAGTTTGTAGTATAGCAGTTGGATGTTCTTTTTGAGGGCTCATAGTCTGTTGTATTTCTGTCTCATTCCTATTTATCATAACAGCTAGCTGTTTTACTGAAAGGtgtattctaaaaaatatttatatggcCTTACAGCTCAACTCAATTTATTcttcttaaaagtaaaatattactaCCAGTAGCAATGTGGATCCTTTATAAATCAGATAACtgcaaagtgtttttttttttacagtctaATAGTTAAAATTGATCACTTCAAACATTATCTGCCACCCTAAATAGGAAGATTTGAGTGATTGGGTTTATTCATTTCTGAAGAAGCAGTTATactcaaggagaaaaaaattaagaatttccaaaactaatttagtattttttgtaaatttcaagtatacaaacAATGCTAgatttaaaatactttgaaagagaaaaacgGTATATGTCTGGTTTGGTTTTTGACAGTAACAAATAAGggcaaataaaattgtaaagaaagcCTTTGTATTAATATAACATTATCTATTTGGCAGATTATTCATATAAATAACTTCAATAAACTTTTAGTTTGTTTGTCAGAAATATTGATGAGCCCTTAATACTAAAACTGACTTCTGTTAGTGATGTTGTTTTAATGTTCTAATGATTTCTGGTACAGTCCAGAATGAAATGGCTTTTCCCTTGAGGTAATAAAATCTGTTTTGAGAACATTTGTGTAATTGTCTTGTTTGTACATCATCTTTTTCGTTTAGTGGAACATTTTGTGTTAATCATCTTTTTAATGTAGCGATTACCATATAGATGTCCCTTTTGTGTGCATATTTataatatgttaaatattcttacatatttttctaaaattttgggCAGTATTGTAAGGGTGACAGTTGGATGttgttattagaaaaaaaaatattcctgttAAATGTATTCATATTTTATGTTCTAACATAAATGACATTTCAGGggataagaaattttaaagtgatGATGGAGATATTAAGATAATAGAGATATTTAAGTGTAATTACCAGAGGCCTCtggtttttaacattttaactttATGGACAAGTTTCCAAGGATTCTCAATACTTGTTATTCCCTAAACTTATTTAGAACTCTTAAGTACTAGAGATTCTCAATCATATGCTGACAGAGTTGTCCTACTTTCCAAAGTCATAATACCTTCAAATATTAATTACAACAAAAACTATGgtattctcatttaaaatttagaTCTGATCATTCATAAGACAGCTTAAACTTCAGAGTTTCTAGAATTCATATAATatcaaaaatcagaaaaattcttGTTTGCCTCTGTTAAAGTCAAAAACATTTCTACACCTCTGAGTAAATATTTCCagttccatttttttaaagtatcacaGCATctaaatgtaatttaaatgttttataaccGACTGGTCAATCATTCTTTTACATACTTTCCCATCACCCTCTGTCCCTCTCCCTCAATTTGCTTTACACACCCAACATTATGGCACTctgtaaacaaatatttaaaggatggttacaatatattttatttgtatctgacagtaatttatttacattttagaagaaatttGAATACAATGTGGCAATTTTGACAACACAGGAAGCTTATCAAAGATTCTGTCTGTAATCTCATGATACACCAAATGGTTCTCCTGTTCCATGTAACAGAGACAGGGATTGTGTGTGGTTTACCTTATACATAGGAAAAGAGGAGCTGACATCTAGTAGCACTTAGCCCTTTTTGAGTTCCTTAAACTCTTGTGGTGTATGAATTTCTTTGAAATTCACCTAAATTCAAGTTGCTTACCAAAGCAACTAGGAAGAAAAATGTGCTGATTAGAGAGTATGTGTTACCTCATTCTTTCTACTGGTTGTGAAGAACCTAGTTTCTACATGCAAGCTAGACTGGCAAGTGAAGAAAAGTGTGACTGCTAGCAACATGTTCATTTAAACAAATGATGCAGAAGTGTTCTACAGGAACTATAGTATATATTACACAGTGGTAGAACAAATTTATGTTCGTATGCTGTTTAAATGTCAAAAGGTTAAATTACtgggtttttctttatttttcgtTGCAGAAGTATTCATTGAGttcctaccatgtgccaggctcttGAATGagctaactaatgagaaccttgTAAGATTTTTCTGTTCCAGATTTTGGTTGTTTAGCTTTGAAGCAGCCATTCTTAAATACTTAACTTGAATTCCTGTAGTTCTTTACTTACTAGATTCTTCTTCTGAGGATAAACAGAGCAAGACTGTGAGacctagatttttcttttaaagaggcAAGTGACAGGAAGCAAAAGACAGTGGCTTGAATGAGATTTAGGCTTCTCatggtttttaattttctatatgaCATTTCTTTTAGCATTGCCACTTGACTACTGTAAGAAACAGTAGTCTGTTTACTGGTTTTGTAATAGTAGCATCTGTTCTTTTGGAACCTGGACTTTGAAAACTCATTTCACACAATCATTGAATAGCCAATTCCTATTCTCTCTTCCCTAGAATTTTTCCAGGGCATTTCACATGACAGGTTAACAGAAGAAAATTCATTTGGACAACTCTTCTGTTACATTTGTTTCCCTTCCCCCTTGGGCCCTTAGAGATaaattcttaccatctcttcctGCTAATTGACCAGCAGCACCCTGGAATACTATCATCACTTTGTCCAAAGGAATGGTGTAGttgtatttaaagaataaaatgttatgTCCCATCTGTTCCTacctattaaaaaaatcttttttctttattaaattagattttttaaaataaatgattaaaggaGAAGTCAAGTAACAGAAATTTCAAGAACAGTTAGCACTAGAATTTTGATGCACTTtaacataaaaatctttttttcccctttttaatcacatttttaaaatagaaaataatgtaaCAAATAGTCATCATTTAATTTGTGTTACATTTGTTAACTTATGTGAGATAATCTGGATCTATTTTTCTAGTAAAATAGAACCTATGCTTGTATATACAATACAGATtgagtttaaaaatgaaagttgagcattctttgtcctTTCAAATGTAGGGCTAGCTTATAATTTTAAGAGCTATTTATtgtaaaattcaaaatgaattgcATTGAACTTTTTACTAAGTTTTCAAAGTATGTGAAATCTGATTAATGGAGAAGTAATCAAATGCAAACTTGATGATCTTATATAAGATGTTATAGTTTTCCTGGAAGTAAGATTTAACCAGGtgttaaaataatgtattatatGATTGTAAGAGAAAAGATTGCCATTGCTGTGGTAATTGACCACTTTAGTAATTTCAAgttattttagttttatcttcTCAGTTCTGATTTGGTATGGTTAAGCATTATTTGAAAAATGAGTACAAGAAGTGTATATGCTGATAATATTACTGCTATTAGAGAACCAGCTGCAAAGTTAGTGCATGCTTCAGGGACTACAAATGAATGCAGACATTTTCTAACTTGATTTAGATGGTCTGACCTCCCAAGAAGtatctgtatgtatgtgtacttAGAATATGTAAGAAATGTTAagtctttttcttcccctttttagCCTTAGATTGTAAGCAAAAGAAATCAAGGTCAAGATCCGGAAGCAAGAAGAAACTTTTAACATTACCTCATGGTGCTGACGAGGTTTACATTCTCCGATGCAGGTATATGCCTATATTACCTAATCTGCTCAGTTTCTTCAGATTTTGCTTTGAGACGTACTAGTTattttgtttgagatttttcatttttgactgAAGGTGCATTCTCAAAAATCAAGTTACAAATGAACTTTCAGAGACAGACTTAAAATCTTATATGGCTCATAATATGCTGTACTTCAACAACTAATCAAGTTTTTTATATTAGCTAAGGGCCTCTATGATATTGTGATTTGTAAAAGtggctttttttgttgtgttttattcgtgttctttgtttcctttaatttGATGTTTTTCAAATTGTCTTGAGTTCCTGCTTATTGGAAGTATATTTTCTCTCCACTTGTACTTCTGAGTGTAGATATACAGACTCATTCACACCTCCTTCCATACTCGTCCTCATGCAGTTTAAGGAATTCTAAATTGAAgagtgcatttttttcttttggaaaaaaaaaaaaaagtagtgcaTTTTGGAATTAAGGTGTGTAGATGTTAAgaccttttaattaattttcatagTAATGTTCCCATCTCTGCATGTATTACTAGAGTTAGTATGAATTGGAGGTTTTGATATTACATTTAATCATTTTGACCTCACAAGTATTTAGAAACTGTTGTCTAGTACTATCTTCAGTATAAAGTTTGCCCTTTGTGTTGATGAATTTTATGGGAATTGGGTTTTTTGGGAGGGGGGAATTGGTTTTAAATAAAGGGAATTGGTTATGTTAAGAGATGTTAAATAAAGGGAATTGGTCATGTTAAGAGAACTGTTATCAACTTCTTCTATAGGTTTTGTGGCCTAGTCTTTCGTGGACCATTGTCTGTTCAGGAAGACTGGATTAAGCACTTACAACGACACATTGTAAACGCTAATCTTCCACGGACTGGAGCTGGCATGGTGGAAGTCACATCACTACTCAAAAAGCCTGCCTCCATTACAGAAACTTCATTTTCTCTACTAATGGCAGAAGCAGCTTCATAGAACAAGAAAaccttttaaatagaaaatttgaattggatgtaaatttgaaattctttgtctttttttttcaaagccacATTAAATTATCCATTTATAAATACTAAAGCAGGAAAATGGGGAAAAGTGAATGACAGTGACATCAGAGCAAATTGAGTACTTCGAACAGTAAGTAGTCTCTATATTTTATATAGGATGGAAGAGGTTTCTAAGGTTTACTACATTTAGTCAGTTAACTGTGTTCACTCAATGAAAGATCAGTACATGTAAGCAGTTATTAATAAACTGTTGCACATGGATACTTTAAGACAGACTAATTGGAAAATTATGTTTTCTGCAGTGTTACCAGAATCAAGGTTCTGTTTATTCCCCACAAGACTTGCAttgaaaaataagatattatattttgtttgtatatatttagtGTTTTGTATAATACCAGGAACTGCTAATTAAATTTACTCAACTTAGGGCATTAAATATCATGTACTTCATAGTTTGAGACTGTTCACTCAAATAGGGCAGAGTACTATTCTATCTAGACGtgtaagtgttttttttaaatcacatggaacggtttttttttttatactaaaaAGTGGAGGGAGATTTGtttaaaaacaagtatttctaaaagaaatatgtACATAGTCCTGGAAATTATTTGTGGTAAGGAAATATTCTTTACTCCAGTTGCATTTCTCAGACAATAAAGTGGTGCATCCATGCTACCtcctactttgtcaacaaagatgcTATTTACCCTTTACATTTTTGTAtcataatagattttaaaaaaatctaatattcTTTATTGCAAGACATCCTTTTGTTAacagatttgtttctttttaatgttttacctGAAATTTGACATGCTTACAGGACAGGTTTGCCTCTTTATTTAACGTTGTAGAAATGTAATTAATAAACAATGCTCACTACACGGTTTAGAATAGGCTTTCTCATTTATAGTCTCTTCCAAATTTGATCAGTTAACAAAACTTAATACACCAATTGAAATATTTCTACATATGATGAGAATgtttacaatttaaattttagaacttGTTTTGGATGTGATTATATGTATGAAAATCGTGTAACACTATTGCTCATGCTAAGAACCGACATAATGGAATTACTGAAATAAATGTGCTGTGAGGAATGGAAAATATGGTGCAGATGTCTTGGTCATGATAAATTGTGGTTCTCCTTTTAAATTCCTTCCAAAAACAGATTAGTTCTTTTAATCTGAAATCAGATTCCTTTACAAATAACAGTTTTTGTATGCAAGcaccatttcattttatttcatgtagTATGGCTAATACTATAGTTGAAACAAGGATATGCATTGATACTTTTCTTCGTatgtaaataaagttaaaagcaGTTAAAATAAGGAGTATTTTGGTAGAGTATATATACATACCTCACTGCCAGTGAAATTGCTTTCCTATGATATATCTCCTTACCAGAAAAATGTCTAAATAAAAAAAGACTTAAGAAAATTATAATGTCTATAGTGTGAAACATTCTTACTTTTATCATTGGTAGAAATTGTCCACTTGAGGTTGTGTTTCATTTGATTTATGTTGTTTATACATAGCTGGTTACTTTATTCACACACTTGATATGTAAAATTAGGAAATTGAACTAAATGAATCATTCCCAACCAATGGTCTCCTGATCCCTGGAGTATATAGTAGATAGGAAAAAGTatttgtataaaattattttcattttgccaaAGATGTAATAGAAAAACTGTATGTGTCTCTATAATGATGAGTCTAACTAAAACATCAAATTTCATTAACTTTTGACTGAAAATATACTAAGTCTGTTTTTACCAGTATTCTCGTATTAGGTTTCattgatataaatatattctatattcaaatagaatatattttttaaattggaagtcATACTACTGCATAGTAAGTAGTATTCAGAAATTAAGTGGTAAAAAAAGAATCCTGGCAGGAAGACTAGCAATCACCAGAGCCCCTTTCAACTCTAATTTTTATAGttctttgtttgattttattaaaCCAGCTGTCAAGCTGTAGGAATACAAGTAGAATAGGTAGTTTGACCACAGCTTTCATAAGCAAACAGAttaaattttttacattaaactatttttaaaacaatgtttcttCAGGATGTAAGAAAGAATTAAATTATCAAATATAGTAATTCAAATTGGAAACAGTAAGCCAGAGAGATTCCTGAAAAGTAAATTAAACAAAGAACATTTCTCATAATAAAGATACTTGGGTtacagaaattttttaatttcttggggaGCACAGTTCATCTTTCATTTGGCAACTAGAAAGttaatgatatattttcatttggcttccactaaaaaattatgaaatgttgTTTTAAGTTATATGATAGACTTTCATGTTAAAGCATGTGCTACTTCAGTATTCAGTATTGCCAAATTGTCTTTTACAGTTATTTTATCATTGCCTAAGATATTtgagcttctttttctttttttaaatagtattgatttatttaatagcattaaaataaaaaaagttaacctcttcaaattagtattttccaCTATGCTTCTTTAGAATAGATTAGAACCATGGCATAGCTAATATCTCTATTTTAGATTTCAATTTAATTAGATAGATTTTTTAAAGGACATACATATAACCTCTCAGGGACTGTACAGTTGAAACATACTGATCCAAAAtatagctttgatttttttttcttactaagaAAGTGTAATATCTgctcattttagaaatatttagaaaatgaaaaatgggtAAAATCACTTGTGGTACTACTACTCAAACACatttattgggttgaccaaaaagttcatttggatttttccata
Proteins encoded in this region:
- the ZNF644 gene encoding zinc finger protein 644 isoform X3 — its product is MLIRQNLALDCKQKKSRSRSGSKKKLLTLPHGADEVYILRCRFCGLVFRGPLSVQEDWIKHLQRHIVNANLPRTGAGMVEVTSLLKKPASITETSFSLLMAEAAS